The segment GCAGCTACGAAAAGATTTTCCAGATCGACGACCACATAGCCGCGGCTCCAAGCGGCATCATAGCCGACGCCCGCGTTCTCGTTGACAGGGCCAGGCTGGAGGCCCAGGTTTACAGGCTTACCTACGGCGAACCCGTTCCTCTCACCGTTCTGGTGAAGAAGATCTGCGATCTCAAGCAGGCCCACACCCAGTACGGCGGTGTGAGGCCCTTCGGTGCCGCCCTGCTCATGGCGGGCGTGAACGACAAGCCCGAGCTCTACGAGACCGACCCAAGCGGGGCTTACTTCGAGTGGAAGGCAGTGGCAATAGGCAGCGGCAGGAACACCGCCATGGCGATCTTCGAGGAGCACTACACCGACGACATAGACATGGAAGGTGCGATAAAGCTTGCGATAATGGCCCTGGCGAAGACCCTTGAGGAGCCGAGTGCGGATGGCATAGAGGTTGCCTACATAACCACGGACGACAAGCGCTGGAAGAAGCTCTCCAGGGAGGAGGTCGAGAAGTACCTCTCAGAGATACTGGAAGAGGTCAAGGAAGAGGAAGTCGAGGAGAGGGAAGAGGACTACTCCGAACTCGACCAGAACTACTGAGGTGACGGGCGATGCCCATAGGTGTGGATAAAGCCGTCATCGCCCGTCTGAAGACGCACGGCGAGACGTTTGAGATACTCGTTGACCCGTACCTTGCGAGGGACTTCAAGGAGGGCAGGGACGTCCCGATAGAGGATGTCCTCGCCACCCCTTACGTTTTCAAGGACGCCCACAAGGGCGACAAGGCCAGCGAGCACGAGATGGAGAAGATATTCGGAACCAGCGACCCCTACGAGGTGGCCAAGGTAATCCTCCGCAAGGGAGACGTCCAGCTCACCGCGGAGCAGAGGCGGCAGATGATAGAGGACAAGAGGCGCTACATAGCGACGGTAATACACAGGCATGCGGTTGACCCCAGAACGGGTTTTCCCCACCCCGTTGACAGGATTCTCCGGGCGATGGACGAGGCCGGTGTCCACGTTGACCTGTTCAAGGACGCCGAGGCACAGATTCCGGGAGTCATCAAGGCTATACGACCGCTCCTCCCGATAAAGATGGAGATGAAGGTCATCGCTGTGAAGGTGCCCGGTGATTACGTCGGAAAGGCCTACGGGGAGATCAGGAAGTTCGGAAAGATAAAGCGCGAGGAGTGGGGAAGCGACGGCTCGTGGATGTTCCTCATAGAGATTCCGGGAGGAATTGAAGAGGAGTTTTATGAGAAACTTAACGCCCTTACGAGGGGCGAGGCGGTAACTAAACTGATAGAGAGGAAGGGACTATGAGGCGGATTTTTGTAAAAAGTAGGGAACTTGTGGTCCCGGGTACTTTACTTGCCCAGGGGCCGTTTAAGAACGGAAGAGGGACCTTCAGGGAAGGCAACAGGATATACTCCACTGTCGTGGGGCTCGTTGAGATAAGGGGCGACACTATACGTGTTATCTCGCTCGAGGGGCCGTACATACCCGAGGTCGGCGACAACGTCATAGGGAAGATAGTAGACGTCAGGTTCTCCAACTGGACGGTTGACATAGGCGCCCCATATCAGGCGGGCCTCCGCGTTCAGGACGCCACGGAGGAGCGCATCGACCTCGCAAAGACAGACTTGCGCAAAATATTCGACATAGGGGACATAATCTACGCCAGGATAAAGGCGTACAACGAGATAAATCAGATAGACCTCACCACGAAGGGCATGCCCTTCCGGGGCGGTCCCCTGCGCGGGGGGCAGATAGTGGAGATAACCCCCTCCAAGGTGCCCAGGCTCATAGGTAAGGGCGGTTCGATGATAAACCTCATCAAGAAGCTGACCGGCACGAGGATAATC is part of the Thermococcus celericrescens genome and harbors:
- the rrp4 gene encoding exosome complex RNA-binding protein Rrp4 gives rise to the protein MRRIFVKSRELVVPGTLLAQGPFKNGRGTFREGNRIYSTVVGLVEIRGDTIRVISLEGPYIPEVGDNVIGKIVDVRFSNWTVDIGAPYQAGLRVQDATEERIDLAKTDLRKIFDIGDIIYARIKAYNEINQIDLTTKGMPFRGGPLRGGQIVEITPSKVPRLIGKGGSMINLIKKLTGTRIIVGQNGWVWVSGKNEELEKLAIDAILKVNRESHTQGLTDRVKELLMTRLQELKERGVIEEIPQIEEPTAGKGEGE
- the psmA gene encoding archaeal proteasome endopeptidase complex subunit alpha, whose protein sequence is MAFVPPQAGYDRAITVFSPDGRLFQVNYAREAVKRGATAVGVKWKNGVVLAVEKRITSKLIEPSSYEKIFQIDDHIAAAPSGIIADARVLVDRARLEAQVYRLTYGEPVPLTVLVKKICDLKQAHTQYGGVRPFGAALLMAGVNDKPELYETDPSGAYFEWKAVAIGSGRNTAMAIFEEHYTDDIDMEGAIKLAIMALAKTLEEPSADGIEVAYITTDDKRWKKLSREEVEKYLSEILEEVKEEEVEEREEDYSELDQNY
- a CDS encoding ribosome assembly factor SBDS gives rise to the protein MPIGVDKAVIARLKTHGETFEILVDPYLARDFKEGRDVPIEDVLATPYVFKDAHKGDKASEHEMEKIFGTSDPYEVAKVILRKGDVQLTAEQRRQMIEDKRRYIATVIHRHAVDPRTGFPHPVDRILRAMDEAGVHVDLFKDAEAQIPGVIKAIRPLLPIKMEMKVIAVKVPGDYVGKAYGEIRKFGKIKREEWGSDGSWMFLIEIPGGIEEEFYEKLNALTRGEAVTKLIERKGL